Part of the Halalkalibacter krulwichiae genome is shown below.
AATGTCCAGCAAGTAGATGATCATCATATTATTGAACCTATGGCACCATTTCAACCAAGAGAATATATACGAATTGGAAATAGAGTTCCAAATTAGACAGAACAATAATTACAAGAAAACGTATATATGTGATTTGTTACAGCACTTAATTTTAAAATAAGAGAGGTTGTCCTTTAATATAAAAGGAACAAACCTCTCTTATTTTTCTTGTGCAATCTTAACAAAAAAATAAAAGCCCCCAAGCAAGAGGTGTTAGAGGTAACAGATAGTTACTCTAGTAAGACCTCTACTGGAGACTAGGTTATTTAAGAAGATAGTTTTATTTTGTCTAAGAGGGAGCGTTTGGCAATCTCTAGTCGGATTAGTTCGATGAAATCATGGTTTAAATTTAATTCTACAGCCTTATAGTATGTTTCAATTAATAGTTCATCTGATAGATTTTGCATATGGGCCTGTCTAGTAAACGACAGGTTCACCTCCTCCTACTTTGTTTGTCGAATTTTTCTTGCATATTCATTAGTTTATAGGAATATTTTAGTAAGTTATTTTGTGTGAATTCATCGTAACACGTCTTTTAAAATAGAACAACTGTTCTACTTATCCACACTTACTAGTGGATAAGGTGTTGATTCCCTGTTTATTACCAGATGAAACCCCTTTGTTTATGAGGGGATAACGTGTATAAAGTTATCCACAGCTGATGAGAGGTGTGTCTTTTTGTCGAAAACTTTTTTAAATTGAGGAAAATGGTTGAATCAGTGACAAGAGGCGGCAAAAAGTGACAATGATTTCTACCACGTATTGAAAAAAAGAGGGAGGAAATGTATAGTTAAAGTTTGGTAAGTAGCGATAATAAATAGACATTGGAAAGTCCGTTTAAACTAAGTGATATTTGGAACATCAAAATAAGATAAATAGAAATAACTACAATTAGAATTAAGGTAGAATAGATGGAGGTATAATATGGAAGAAAGAGAACCGATTTGTTCTGGCTGTGGGATTGCCATTCAAACTGAAAATAAAGAAGGGTTGGGTTATGCGCCACCATCAGCATTGGAAAGGGACGTTATTACATGTCAACGATGTTTTAGGTTAAAACATTATAATGAAGTGCAAGATGTCTCCTTAACCGATGATGACTTCTTAAAGATCTTAAATGGGTTAGGGGAAAAGAAAGCTTTAATTGTAAAGGTTGTTGATATTTTTGACTTTACGGGGAGTTGGTTACCTGGACTCCATCGTTTCGTAGGAAACAATGAAGTATTGCTTGTTGGAAACAAGGTTGATTTACTACCGAAATCATTAAAACAATCTAAATTAATTAATTGGATGAAAAAGTCAGCCAAAGAACTTGGGCTAAAGCCAGTTGACGTTATGTTAATGAGTGCAGAAAAAGGACTCTCAATTAAAGAGGTTGCATCAGAGATTGATCGTTTAAGAAAGGGAAAGGACGTTTATGTAGTTGGGTGTACCAATGTTGGAAAATCAACCTTTATTAATCAAATGATAAAGACATTTGGTGGAGATACAGAACAATTAATTACTACTTCGCACTTTCCTGGAACAACTTTAGATATGATTGATATTCCTTTAGAGGATGGAAGAGCGCTTTTTGATACTCCAGGAATTATTAACCACCATCAAATGGCGCACCATATCGACAAGCAGGAGTTAAAAATAATTACCCCGAAAAAAGAAATTAAGCCAAAGGTGTTTCAGTTAAATGAAGGACAGACATTATATTTTGGAGGCTTAGGCCGCTTCGATTTCTTGCAAGGAGAACGGACGTCATTTACTTGTTTTTTCTCAAATGAGCTAACTATCCATCGTACCAAACAAGAAAAAGCAGAAGAGCTATATCAAAACCATCTAGGAGAATTGTTGACACCTCCAGGTCCGCAAACGAAAGAATCACTTCCTCCATTAGTGAAACACTCGTTTCAAGTTAAGTCTAATAAAGTAGACATTGTTTTTTCAGGACTTGGGTGGGTCACTGTTAATGGACAAAATTTAAAAGTAGAAGGTTATGCTCCTAAAGGAGTTAGTGTCACAATTCGAGAATCTATTATATAAAGAGTTAAATTTGCATGCTTGGGAGGAGAAGCTAGATGGAGAAAGTGTTTGGGATCCTAGGACACCCGGTTGGACATTCAATGTCACCAATTATTCATAATGATGCATTTGAAAAAATAGGAATTGAAGCAAGGTATCATGCTTTTGATGTTGATCCAGATCAAGTGAAAGAAGCGATTGAAGGCATAAGAGCATTGAAGATTACAGGATGTAATGTAACGGTTCCGCATAAAATAGCGGTAATGAAGTATTTAGACGAAATTGATTCAGAAGCTGAGCAAATTGGAGCTGTGAATACAATTGTCAACCAAAATGGTAAGCTAGTCGGATATAATACGGACGGCCGAGGGTATGTGAAGTCATTGCTTGATGAAACCTCGATTGACTTAGCGAATATGAAGGTATTAGTCATCGGAGCCGGTGGTGGTGCTAGAGGAATTATCACTGCGTTACTGCGACAAGGAATAGGGCACCTTACTATTACGAACCGTACGATATCAAAAGCTGAGCTTCTTATAGATCTTGCTGCGACTTTTGATACCCCAGCTGAAGCATTAGAAAAGCAGGTAGTGGAAGAAAAGTTAAATGAGTTTGACGTTATTATTAATACAACATCAGTAGGAATGAGCCCAAATGTAGACGAATCGCCTCTCTCGCTAGACCGTCTAAAGGAAGAAACCATTGTAAGTGATTTAATTTACAATCCACTAGAAACAAAGCTGCTTAAAGAAGCGAAAGCGAAAGGTGCACAAACATTAAATGGAATTGGAATGTTTGTCAATCAAGCAGCTC
Proteins encoded:
- a CDS encoding sporulation histidine kinase inhibitor Sda is translated as MQNLSDELLIETYYKAVELNLNHDFIELIRLEIAKRSLLDKIKLSS
- the yqeH gene encoding ribosome biogenesis GTPase YqeH, producing MEEREPICSGCGIAIQTENKEGLGYAPPSALERDVITCQRCFRLKHYNEVQDVSLTDDDFLKILNGLGEKKALIVKVVDIFDFTGSWLPGLHRFVGNNEVLLVGNKVDLLPKSLKQSKLINWMKKSAKELGLKPVDVMLMSAEKGLSIKEVASEIDRLRKGKDVYVVGCTNVGKSTFINQMIKTFGGDTEQLITTSHFPGTTLDMIDIPLEDGRALFDTPGIINHHQMAHHIDKQELKIITPKKEIKPKVFQLNEGQTLYFGGLGRFDFLQGERTSFTCFFSNELTIHRTKQEKAEELYQNHLGELLTPPGPQTKESLPPLVKHSFQVKSNKVDIVFSGLGWVTVNGQNLKVEGYAPKGVSVTIRESII
- the aroE gene encoding shikimate dehydrogenase, which translates into the protein MEKVFGILGHPVGHSMSPIIHNDAFEKIGIEARYHAFDVDPDQVKEAIEGIRALKITGCNVTVPHKIAVMKYLDEIDSEAEQIGAVNTIVNQNGKLVGYNTDGRGYVKSLLDETSIDLANMKVLVIGAGGGARGIITALLRQGIGHLTITNRTISKAELLIDLAATFDTPAEALEKQVVEEKLNEFDVIINTTSVGMSPNVDESPLSLDRLKEETIVSDLIYNPLETKLLKEAKAKGAQTLNGIGMFVNQAALSFEHWTGQKPDEIQMRKIVLQQLGGPSC